CGCATCTGGTCGCGGACGCAGCGCGACTGGTTCCAGAGCTGGCTCGCTGCGTCCGCGGACCACATCAAGGAAGGACGACCATTGTTCGTGGCCGGTTCCATTCCGGTGTTTCCGTTCAACGACGGGGCAGGCTCGGCAGAGGATCTGGGGCGCGGCGATGGTTGGAGCGCCTACCCCGACAGCCTTGCCGAGTTCTTCTCGCTTCTGCTGAAGGCGAAGGTGCCCCGCTTGGTGCTGCTGGCCGGCAACCCGCACCTGTCTCATGTGGCACAGGGCACCCTGGCAGATGCGGGGCATTCGATGTCCGTGGTCAGCGTCGTCGCGTCGGCGCTCAACGCGCCCTTGCCCAGTATGGGCACACCGCGAGGAGCGATTCAGGCGTCCTTGCGACCAGCGCCCGGTAGCGAGCCCGGCTCCGGCCCCCGCTTGTCCTACACAACCAGAACGCAGAGCGACGAGGACTGCGCCTGCGTGGTCGAGGTGGCCGGAGCCAGCGATGGCACCTGGACCTTGGTCGCGAGCTTTGTAGGCCTGGACGGCACACCTCCGGGCGACTTGACGGCCGTGGGCATGACCACGCTGGTGTTTTAGCGGAGCCGTTCCCCCTCCCGCGTAAGTCACGGCGCTTTTTGACCCGACCCGGACTGGACTTCATCCCCGACATTGGCGATGCCGTCGGCGCGATGCGCTCGCTGGCAGCACTGTCCTGGCGCTGCTCGATGAGCCGGAGGGCCTCGCCTGGTCCTGCAGGCCTTCTCGGACTCGCCTTGCGCCACAGGCGCAAGGGTGAACCCGACGACAGGCGCCCCTCTTGAACCGGCGCCCGGGTCCCCTATAATCCGCTTGCTAGCACTCAGCTACGGCGAGTGCTAACAGTGCCGGACCGGCAGCGCCGGGTCCAGGTGCTGAAGCATTTCGCCCAGCCGCCTCGGCCGGGCGCACCCCACGAGCCAACCCGCAAGGAGATGCGATGAAACTTCGTCCGTTGCACGATCGCGTGATCGTCAAGCGCCTGGAACAGGAAACCAAGACCGCCTCGGGCATCGTGATCCCCGACAACGCCGCCGAGAAGCCGGACCAGGGCGAAGTGCTGGCCGTCGGCCCGGGCAAGCGCAGCGAAAAGGGCGACTTCATCGCCCTGAACATCAAGGTCGGTGACCGCGTCCTGTTCGGCAAGTACAGCGGCCAGACCGTCAAGGTCGATGGCGACGAACTGCTCGTGATGCGCGAGGAAGACCTCTTCGCCGTCGTCGAGAAGTAATCGCAACAGAACTCGAATCCCCGGAGAACTCACATGGCAGCTAAAGAAGTCGTATTCGGCGGTGACGCCCGCGCCCGCCTCGTCGAAGGCGTGAACATCCTGGCCAACGCGGTCAAGGTCACGCTGGGCCCCAAGGGCCGCAACGTGGTGCTGGAGCGCTCGTTCGGCGCCCCCACCGTCACCAAGGACGGTGTCTCGGTCGCCAAGGAGATCGAGCTCAAGGACAAGCTGCAGAACATGGGCGCGCAGATGGTCAAGGAAGTCGCTTCCCGGACCAGCGACAACGCCGGTGACGGCACCACCACCGCCACCGTGCTGGCCCAGGCCATCGTGCGCGAGGGCTTCAAGTACGTGGCCGCCGGCCTGAACCCGATGGACCTGAAGCGCGGCATCGACAAGGCCGTCGTGGCGCTGGTCGAGCAGCTGAAGGCCCAGAGCAAGCCCACCACCACCTCCAAGGAGATCGCGCAGGTCGGCACCATCTCGGCCAACAGCGACGACTCCATCGGCCAGATCATCGCCGAGGCGATGGACAAGGTCGGCAAGGAAGGCGTGATCACCGTTGAGGACGGCAAGAGCCTGAACAACGAGCTCGACGTCGTCGAGGGCATGCAGTTCGACCGCGGCTACCTGTCTCCGTACTTCATCAACAACCCGGACAAGCAGTCGGCCATCCTGGACAACCCGTTTGTCCTGCTGTTCGACAAGAAAATCAGCAACATCCGCGACCTGCTGCCCACGCTGGAGCAGGTGGCCAAGGCCGGCCGGCCGCTGCTGATCATCGCCGAGGAAGTCGAAGGCGAGGCGCTGGCCACCCTGGTGGTCAACACCATCCGCGGCATCCTGAAGGTCGTCGCCGTCAAGGCCCCGGGCTTCGGTGACCGCCGCAAGGCCATGCTCGAGGACATCGCCATCCTGACCGGCGGCAAGGTCATCGCCGAGGAGGTCGGCCTGACGCTGGAGAAGGTGCAGCTGTCCGACCTGGGCCAGGCCAAGCGCGTCGAGGTGGGCAAGGAGAACACCACCATCATCGACGGCGCCGGTGCCGCCGCCGACATCGAAGCGCGGGTCAAGCAGATCCGCGTGCAGATCGAGGAAGCCACCAGCGACTACGACCGCGAGAAGCTGCAGGAGCGCGTGGCCAAGCTGGCCGGCGGCGTGGCGGTGATCAAGGTCGGTGCCGCCACCGAAGTCGAGATGAAGGAAAAGAAGGCGCGTGTCGAAGACGCCCTGCACGCCACGCGTGCCGCGGTGGAAGAAGGCATCGTCGCCGGCGGTGGTGTCGCGCTGCTGCGTGCCAAGCAGGCCGTGGGCGAGATCAAGGGCGACAACGCCGACCAGGACGCGGGCATCCGCCTGGTGCTGAAGGCCATCGAAGCGCCCCTGCGCGAGATCGTCTACAACGCCGGCGGCGAAGCCTCGGTGGTCGTCAACGCGGTGCTGGCCGGCAAGGGCAACTACGGCTTCAACGCGGCCAACGACACCTACGGCGACATGATCGAGATGGGCATCCTGGACCCGACCAAGGTGACCCGCACCGCGCTGCAGAACGCCGCGTCGGTGGCCTCGCTCATCCTGACGACCGAGGCCATGGTCGCCGAGGCGCCGAAGGAAGACGCCCCGGCCATGCCGGGCGGCGGCGGCATGGGTGGCATGGGCGGCATGGGCATGGACATGTGATCGTCCGTGGCCGGGCCTCGTGCCCAGCCTCCGAAAGGGCCGCAGCGATGCGGCCCTTTTTCTTTGCCTTTTCTTCTGCGCATTTGTCGGCAGGACCGGGGGCCTTTTCAGGGGATCGGGGCGTCGGCCCGACAGGAAAATTCCCGGTTCATGCCCAGCGAAACGCCACACCCCGCCCTCCTCGCCTTCATCGAGGCGGAACTGCAGCAGACACCGCCCATGGTGGAGGACATGCTGAGGCGCACGGCGGACGCCATCCCGGCCGCGCTGGCCCGGCAGACGCCGGGCGAACGCCAGCAGTCGATGGAGCTGACCGAAGCGCTGCGCCGCCACGGCGCCGCGCTGGTCGGGCGCTACGTCGAGGCGCTGCGCGAGCAGGCGCTGCGGGCGGCCGGCTGCGAGTCGACGCCGGCGCAGGGCGCGCCCCGGGCGGCGACGCTCGAGCTGGTCGACGAGGACGCGGTGGCGGCCGAAGTGCAGCTGTCGCGCACCGTCGAGGCCATCGCCAGCGTCGCCGAGTACGAGGTGCGCGAGCTGCGCACCTACACCGCCGCGCTGGTCGGCGACGTCGACGTGGCGCAGGAGACGAACCCCTTCCGGCCGGACGCCCATGCACGGGCGCTGCAGGCGCTGGCCAACGCGCTGCCGCTGTCGCCGGCGCATCGGCTGCTGCTCATGCGTCAGGCCGCCTTCCCGCTGGCGCAGGCGCTGCGTCGCGCCTATGCCGCGGCCACCAGCCGGCTGGAAGCCGCGGGCGTGGAGCCCGGCGCCTACCGCACCATCGTGCTGAACGCCGGCACCCGCACCCGCTGGGACGCCGGTCTGCGGCCCAACACCAACCTGCAGGTGCTGCGCGACAGCCTGCCGATGCCGCTGGACCCGGCGCCCGCCCCAGCGGCCAGCGCCGCGCCGGCCAGTGCCCCCGGCCGCCGACCCCCGCCAGATCGAACTGCTCGGCCGCCTCTTCGACAGCCTGCTGCGCGACGGGAAGCTGCGGCAACCGGTGCAATGGCTGGTCTCCCGACTGCAGTCGGCCGCGTTGCGCCTGCTGCTGAACGAACCGACGCTGCTCGACGGCTACCACCACCCGCTGTGGCAGTTCCTCGACCGTGCGGCCTTCCTGCTCGACCGGTCGCCGGCGGCGCAGGCGCACCTCACCTCGCTGGTCGACAACTTGGTCGCCGAGCCGCGGCAGGATGAGCGGCGCTACCAATGGGCGCTGGAGCGGCTGACCGCACTCGAGCGCCACCAGTTCGAGCAGCGCCGGCAGCAGTTCGCGCCGTCGCTGGCCGAGCTCGAACGCACCGAAGCCGGCCTCGCCCCGCCTCGCGACGCGGTGCCGACCACGCTCGACGTCGGCAACCTGCTCACGGTGCCGGCCGACCTGCTCGACACCCCCGGCGCGCACGGCGACGCCACCGAGGCCGAGCGCTGGCTGCAAGCGCAGCGCCCGGGCGACTGGTGCCGCTTCTTCCTGCAGGGCGAGTGGCGCGCGCTGCAGGCCATCGGCAGCGGTCCGCGCGGCGAACTGTGGCTCTACGCCGGCGACGACGGCCGGCCGTGGTGCCTGCGCCGCGGCGCGCTGCAGCGGCTGCGCGCCGAAGGGCTGGCGAAGGCGCTGCTGCCGCGCTCGCTGCTCGAACGCGCCGCCCGCCGGGTGCTCAAGGACCTGGCACCGCTGGCCGAATAGGGCCGTCCGGCCTCAGGCCCGGGGCTGGGCATGGGCCCAGCCGTGCAGCAGCACCGCGGCGTCGTCGACGCCCTGCCGCTTCAACGCCGAGAACAGCGTGACGCCGATGTCGGCCTGCCCGCCGGCCAGCGCCCCCAGCCGGTCGCCGGCGGTGCGCAAGGCGGCATCGGCCTCGCGCCGGTTCAGCTTGTCGGCCTTGGTCAGCAGCACCAGCAGCTTGACCTCGCCGGTGCCCGCCCGCGGCGCGACGAAGTCCAGCAGCTGGTCGTCGAGGTCGGTGAAGCCCAGGCGCGAATCGACCATCAGCACCACGCCCGACAGGCTGCGACGGATCTCCAGGTAGCGCGCCATCACCTCCTGCCAGCGCAGCTTGGCGCTGCGCTCCACCGCGGCGTAGCCGTAACCCGGCAGGTCGGCGAACAGCGCGTCGGCGGCGTCCTTGGGGCCGAGTTCGAAGAGGTTGATGTGCTGCGTGCGGCCCGGTGTCTTCGACGCGAAGGCCAGCCGCCTCTGCTGCGCCAGCGTGTTGATGGCGGTGGACTTGCCGGCGTTGGAGCGGCCGACGAAGGCGATCTCCGGCAGCTCGGTGGGCGGCAGCTGGTCCAGCCGGCTGGCGGTGGTGAGGAAACGGGCGGTGTGGGTCCAGCCGAGGGCGGTCCTGGCATCGACGCTGGGCACCGGGGCGGAAGGGTCTGCGGGGGCGACCGAAGGGTCGCGGGCGTCGGTGCTCATGGGCCATTGTAAAATCGGTGGGTTTTCCCTCTCGCGGCACCTCACCCCATGACGGCTTCCCCGATCCGCCTCGCGAACCTTCACGCGGTGGCCCTGGCCTTCTGCCTTGCCCTCCCCTGCCATGGCCGCGGAGAACGCTCCCGCACCCAAGATCGACCTGGCCCGCGGCCAGGCCATCGCCACGCAGGTCTGCGCGTCCTGCCATGCCTTCGACGGTGGCCGCGGCTCGCCGGCCCAGCCCATCATCGCCGGCCAGCACGCCGACTACCTGGTCAAGCAACTCGTCGAGTACAAGACCGACAAGCGCAAGAACCCGATCATGAAGGGCTTCGCCTCGGCGCTGTCCGAGGAGGACATGCGCAACGTCGCCGCCTTCTACGCCAGCAAGTCGGCCAAGCCCGGCTTCGCCAAGAACAAGGAACTGGTGGCCCTGGGCGAGAAGATCTACCGCGGCGGCGTCGCCGAGAAGGCGGTGCCCGCCTGCGCCGGCTGCCACAGCCCCACCGGCGCCGGCATCCCGGTGCAGTACCCGCGCATCGGCGGCCAGCACGGCGACTACACGCAGGCCCAGCTCACCGCCTTCCGCAGCGGCGCGCGCGCCAACAACCTGCCGATGCAGCAGATCGCCGCCCGACTGAGCGACAAGGAGATCCAGGCGGTCTCCGACTACATCGCCGGGCTGCGATAGGCCCGCCGCAGGGTCCGGCTTGGTCCGGCCCGGATAATCCTGCGATGTCCGCCAGCCTCCTGAGCCGCCCTGCCGACGCCCGCCGTGCGCGCGCCTGGCGCGACGCGCTCGAACTGCTGGCGTCGATGCGCTTCGCCATCGCGCTGCTCACCGTCATCTGCATCGCCTCGGTGATCGGCACCGTGGTGCAGCAGCAGCAGCCCACCGCCAACTACGTCAACCAGTTCGGTCCCTTCTGGGCCGAGCTGTTCGGCCGGGTCGGGCTGTACACCGTCTACAGCACCTGGTGGTTCCTGCTGATCCTGGCCTTCCTGGTCGCCTCGACCAGCCTGTGCATCGCGCGCAACGCGCCGAAGATCGCCGCCGACCTGCGCTCGACCAAGGAACGCCTGCGCGAGCAGGCGCTGCAGGCCTTCCACCACAAGGCGCAGGGCCGGCTGGCCGAAGACCGCGACAGCGCCTTCCAGCGCGTGAGCACGCTGCTGCAGTCCGCCGGCTGGCGCCCCAGGGTGCATCAGCGCCCGCACGGCGTGATGATCGCGGCGCGCAAGGGCGCGGCCAACAAGGTGGGCTACCTCGCCGCCCATTCGGCCATCGTGCTGATCTGCCTGGGCGGCCTGGTCGATGGCGACCTGGTGGTGCGCGCGCAGATGTGGTGGCAGGACAAGAGCGTCTTCACCGGCGGTGGCCTGCTGCGCGACGTGCCGGCCCAGCACCGCCTGGGCGCCGACAACCCGACCTTCCGCGCCAACCTGCTGGTGCCCGAGGGCGCGCGTGCCGGGGTGGCGGTGATCAACCAGCCGCGCGGGGTGGTGCTGCAGGAGCTGCCCTTCGACATCGAGCTGACGAAGTTCATCGTCGAGTACTCACGACACGGGCATGCCCAAGCTGTTCGCCAGCCAGGTCGTCATCCACGACCGCGAGACCGGCGAGCGCAAGGCGGCCACCGTGAAGGTCAACGAGCCGGCCTTCCACCGCGGCATCGCCATCTACCAGAGCAGCTTCGACGACGGCGGCTCCAGCGTCACCCTGCGGGCGCTGCCGCTGAACGGCGCCGGCGCGCCGTTCGAGGTCAAGGGCACCGTGGGCGGCAGCACCGAGCCGGAAGGCGGGCGCCGACCAGACGCTGACGCTCGAATTCAGCGGCCTGCGTGTCATCAACGTGGAGAACCTCGGCGGCAGCGGCGCCGGCGCCCCGGGCTCGACCGACGTGCGCCGGGTCGACTCTGGCCAGCGCGCTGGGCGATCACCTCGGCTCGGGCGCCAAGTCGAACAAGCCGAAGACGCTGCGCAACGTCGGCCCGTCGGTGAACTACAAGCTGCGCGACGCCGCCGGCCAGGCGCGCGAATTCCACAACTTCATGCTGCCGGTGGAGGTGGACGGCCAGCGCGCCCTCTTCGCCGGCGTGCGCGACAGCCCCGACCAGAGCTTCCGCTACCTGCGCATCCCGGCCGATTTTTGCGACACCGGCGCGCTCGGACGGCTGACGGCGGCTGCGCCACTGCCCTGGCCGACGGCGCCCTGCGCGACCAGGCGGTGCAGCGCTACGTGCGCCGTGCGGCGCCCGCCGACCGGCCGGAGATGGCCGAGCAGCTGCGCGCCACCGCCGACGGCGCGCTGGCGCTGTTCGCCAGCGCCGTGCCGACCGGCGACGGGGCGACCCAGCCGCGTGGGGGGCTGCAGGCGCTGGCCGACTTCCTCAAAGCACCGTGCCCGAGGCCGAACGCAGCCGCATCTCCGAGGAATGCTGCTGCGGGTGCTCAGCAGGCAACCTGCTCGAACTGGCGCAACTGTCGCGCGACCGACGCTGGCCTGCCGCCGCTGCCCGCCGACAGGGCCGCGGGCCTTCATGACGCAGTCAGTGATCTCGCTGTCCGACGGCTTCCACTACCCAGCGCCGCTGCTGCTGTCGCTGACCGGCTTCGACCAGGTGCGGGCCAGCGTCTTCCAGGTCGCGCGCGCGCGGGCCAAGACCCTGGTCTACCTGGGCGCGGTGCTGCTCATCATCGGCGTCTTCGCGATGCTGTATGTGCGGGAACGCCGGCTGTGGGTCTGGCTCGAAGACGGTCATGGCGGCGGCAACCGCGCGCCACCAGTAAC
The sequence above is a segment of the Aquabacterium sp. J223 genome. Coding sequences within it:
- a CDS encoding cytochrome c biogenesis protein ResB yields the protein MPKLFASQVVIHDRETGERKAATVKVNEPAFHRGIAIYQSSFDDGGSSVTLRALPLNGAGAPFEVKGTVGGSTEPEGGRRPDADARIQRPACHQRGEPRRQRRRRPGLDRRAPGRLWPARWAITSARAPSRTSRRRCATSARR
- the groL gene encoding chaperonin GroEL (60 kDa chaperone family; promotes refolding of misfolded polypeptides especially under stressful conditions; forms two stacked rings of heptamers to form a barrel-shaped 14mer; ends can be capped by GroES; misfolded proteins enter the barrel where they are refolded when GroES binds) — encoded protein: MAAKEVVFGGDARARLVEGVNILANAVKVTLGPKGRNVVLERSFGAPTVTKDGVSVAKEIELKDKLQNMGAQMVKEVASRTSDNAGDGTTTATVLAQAIVREGFKYVAAGLNPMDLKRGIDKAVVALVEQLKAQSKPTTTSKEIAQVGTISANSDDSIGQIIAEAMDKVGKEGVITVEDGKSLNNELDVVEGMQFDRGYLSPYFINNPDKQSAILDNPFVLLFDKKISNIRDLLPTLEQVAKAGRPLLIIAEEVEGEALATLVVNTIRGILKVVAVKAPGFGDRRKAMLEDIAILTGGKVIAEEVGLTLEKVQLSDLGQAKRVEVGKENTTIIDGAGAAADIEARVKQIRVQIEEATSDYDREKLQERVAKLAGGVAVIKVGAATEVEMKEKKARVEDALHATRAAVEEGIVAGGGVALLRAKQAVGEIKGDNADQDAGIRLVLKAIEAPLREIVYNAGGEASVVVNAVLAGKGNYGFNAANDTYGDMIEMGILDPTKVTRTALQNAASVASLILTTEAMVAEAPKEDAPAMPGGGGMGGMGGMGMDM
- the groES gene encoding co-chaperone GroES, which produces MKLRPLHDRVIVKRLEQETKTASGIVIPDNAAEKPDQGEVLAVGPGKRSEKGDFIALNIKVGDRVLFGKYSGQTVKVDGDELLVMREEDLFAVVEK
- a CDS encoding c-type cytochrome, producing MAAENAPAPKIDLARGQAIATQVCASCHAFDGGRGSPAQPIIAGQHADYLVKQLVEYKTDKRKNPIMKGFASALSEEDMRNVAAFYASKSAKPGFAKNKELVALGEKIYRGGVAEKAVPACAGCHSPTGAGIPVQYPRIGGQHGDYTQAQLTAFRSGARANNLPMQQIAARLSDKEIQAVSDYIAGLR
- a CDS encoding DUF1631 domain-containing protein produces the protein MPPAADPRQIELLGRLFDSLLRDGKLRQPVQWLVSRLQSAALRLLLNEPTLLDGYHHPLWQFLDRAAFLLDRSPAAQAHLTSLVDNLVAEPRQDERRYQWALERLTALERHQFEQRRQQFAPSLAELERTEAGLAPPRDAVPTTLDVGNLLTVPADLLDTPGAHGDATEAERWLQAQRPGDWCRFFLQGEWRALQAIGSGPRGELWLYAGDDGRPWCLRRGALQRLRAEGLAKALLPRSLLERAARRVLKDLAPLAE
- a CDS encoding alkaline phosphatase D family protein, with protein sequence MDDHEIRDDWFNGLRNGRDDSANDTLRREAAFGCLMAGLGGGVAADRFWYSFETSGFRFAVLDLRTERMPPGGRIWSRTQRDWFQSWLAASADHIKEGRPLFVAGSIPVFPFNDGAGSAEDLGRGDGWSAYPDSLAEFFSLLLKAKVPRLVLLAGNPHLSHVAQGTLADAGHSMSVVSVVASALNAPLPSMGTPRGAIQASLRPAPGSEPGSGPRLSYTTRTQSDEDCACVVEVAGASDGTWTLVASFVGLDGTPPGDLTAVGMTTLVF
- a CDS encoding cytochrome c biogenesis protein ResB; the protein is MGDHLGSGAKSNKPKTLRNVGPSVNYKLRDAAGQAREFHNFMLPVEVDGQRALFAGVRDSPDQSFRYLRIPADFCDTGALGRLTAAAPLPWPTAPCATRRCSATCAVRRPPTGRRWPSSCAPPPTARWRCSPAPCRPATGRPSRVGGCRRWPTSSKHRARGRTQPHLRGMLLRVLSRQPARTGATVARPTLACRRCPPTGPRAFMTQSVISLSDGFHYPAPLLLSLTGFDQVRASVFQVARARAKTLVYLGAVLLIIGVFAMLYVRERRLWVWLEDGHGGGNRAPPVTLSSPRRTGDTDREFERLQRTVLGTAATPTPAPAA
- the yihA gene encoding ribosome biogenesis GTP-binding protein YihA/YsxC, which gives rise to MSTDARDPSVAPADPSAPVPSVDARTALGWTHTARFLTTASRLDQLPPTELPEIAFVGRSNAGKSTAINTLAQQRRLAFASKTPGRTQHINLFELGPKDAADALFADLPGYGYAAVERSAKLRWQEVMARYLEIRRSLSGVVLMVDSRLGFTDLDDQLLDFVAPRAGTGEVKLLVLLTKADKLNRREADAALRTAGDRLGALAGGQADIGVTLFSALKRQGVDDAAVLLHGWAHAQPRA